Genomic DNA from Mycobacterium stomatepiae:
GGTTCGTCGCGGATCACCCTAGTCGAGCGAGTTTTCGCAGATTCGGCAGAATAGGAACAAACAGTCAGGAGAGTGATGGGTCGTACTCGCTGGCGGAAATCCACCCAGGTGCTCATCGGATTGGCCGTGTTGGCGTTCGTCGCCGCCGTGGTGGCCGCGGCCACCTTCTTCACCACGGGTGGACACGGCAGCAGCGGCACACATGTTGCGGTGCCGCCCCCGCGGGCACCGATCGTGAAGGCGGGAATGGTGCCCGTCGCCGACACCGCCGAGACGCCCTCGCCCGGTGCGTTGGCGGCCGTGCTGGCCCCGGTGGCCGCCGATCCCAATCTCGGCCGGTTGGGCGGCCGGATCACCGATGCGCTCACCGGCAAAGAGCTCTGGCAGGTGGCCGACGACGTGCCCCTGGTGCCGGCGTCGACCAACAAGGTGCTGACCGCAGCCGCGGCGCTGCTGACGCTGGATCGTCAGGCCCGCATCAGCACCCGCGTCGTGGCCGGCAGTCAGAATGCCCAGGGACCGATCGTGCTGGTGGGCGCCGGTGATCCGACGCTGTCGGCGGCGCCGCCCGAGGTGCCGACCTGGTACCGCGGCGCGGCACGCATCAGCGACCTAGTCGAGCAGATCCATCGCAGCGGCATGACGCCGACGGCCGTGCAGGTGGACACCTCGGCGTTCACCGGCCCGACGATGGCGCAGGGCTGGGATCCCAGCGACATCGACAACGGCGACATCGCGCCGATCGAGTCGGTGATGATCGACTGCGGACGCATCCAGCCCAGCACCGTCAACTCGCGGCGGTCGAAGACCCCCGCGCTGGACGCCGGGCGCGAACTGGCCAAGGCGCTCGGCCTGGATCCCGCCGCGGTGACCATCGCCACGGCCCCGTCCGGGGCCCGGCAGCTGGCGGTGGTGCAATCGGCGCCGCTGGTCCAGCGGGCCGGCGAGATGATGGATCACTCCGACAACGTGCTGGCCGAATCGATCGCCCGTGAGGTGGCCGCGGCGATCAACCGGCCGCGCAGCTTCGCGGGCGCGGTCGACGCGGTGACCAACCGATTGAGCACCGCGCACGTCGACACCACCGGCGCCACGTTGGTGGACTCCAGCGGGCTGTCGGTCGACGACCAGTTGACGGCCAAGACCCTGGACGGCACCGTGCAGGCCGCCGCGGGGCCGGATCAGCCGTCGCTACGGGCGCTACTGGATCTGCTGCCGATCGCCGGGGGCAGCGGGACGCTGGCGGACCGCTTTCTCGACCAGGCCACCAATCTGGGCCCGGCCGGCTGGTTGCGTGCCAAGACCGGGTCGTTGACCGCCATCAACTCGCTGGTCGGGGTCGTCACCGACCGCACCGGACGCGTGCTCACGTTCGCGTTCATCTCGAACGGGGCCGGCCCCAACGGACGCAACGCGATGGACGCGCTGGCCACGCGCCTGTGGACCTGCGGGTGTACATGAGCGCCCCGCCCGACCTGACCCTCGGAACCGCCGTCGACTGGCGGTTCGCGGCAACGATCGGCGTTCGGCTGGCCCGGCCCGGTCCACCCGCCAGCGACTACACCCGCCGTCAGGCGATCGACGAGCTCGCGGGTGCGGCGACGAAGTCCGAACCGCTGGTGCGCGACGTGACGGGCCTGGCAACCAGTGGCGACGTGCCGGCCGCCCGCATCGTGGACCGCGCGGAGTGGGTCCGCGCCGCGGCGGACTCGATGCGGGTGATGACGAACGGGACCGAAAAGCCGCGCGGGCTTCTCACCGGCCGCCTCACCGGTGCGCAGACCGGCGCCGTGCTGGCGTTCGTGTCGGCCGGGATTCTTGGTCAGTACGACCCGTTCTTCGCCGACAAAGCGGGCTGCCTGCTGCTGGTGTATCCGAATGTCATCGCCGTCGAGCGCCAGCTGCGGCTCGATCCGGCCGATTTCAGGCTGTGGGTTTGCCTGCACGAGGTGACGCACCGGGTGCAGTTCACCGCCAACCCCTGGCTACCCGACT
This window encodes:
- the dacB gene encoding D-alanyl-D-alanine carboxypeptidase/D-alanyl-D-alanine endopeptidase — its product is MGRTRWRKSTQVLIGLAVLAFVAAVVAAATFFTTGGHGSSGTHVAVPPPRAPIVKAGMVPVADTAETPSPGALAAVLAPVAADPNLGRLGGRITDALTGKELWQVADDVPLVPASTNKVLTAAAALLTLDRQARISTRVVAGSQNAQGPIVLVGAGDPTLSAAPPEVPTWYRGAARISDLVEQIHRSGMTPTAVQVDTSAFTGPTMAQGWDPSDIDNGDIAPIESVMIDCGRIQPSTVNSRRSKTPALDAGRELAKALGLDPAAVTIATAPSGARQLAVVQSAPLVQRAGEMMDHSDNVLAESIAREVAAAINRPRSFAGAVDAVTNRLSTAHVDTTGATLVDSSGLSVDDQLTAKTLDGTVQAAAGPDQPSLRALLDLLPIAGGSGTLADRFLDQATNLGPAGWLRAKTGSLTAINSLVGVVTDRTGRVLTFAFISNGAGPNGRNAMDALATRLWTCGCT
- a CDS encoding zinc-dependent metalloprotease, which produces MSAPPDLTLGTAVDWRFAATIGVRLARPGPPASDYTRRQAIDELAGAATKSEPLVRDVTGLATSGDVPAARIVDRAEWVRAAADSMRVMTNGTEKPRGLLTGRLTGAQTGAVLAFVSAGILGQYDPFFADKAGCLLLVYPNVIAVERQLRLDPADFRLWVCLHEVTHRVQFTANPWLPDYMSDALALLTRDAGDNIGEVAGRLAEYVRNRGLGTPDASATGIVGLVRAVQSEPQRQALDRLLVLGTLLEGHADHVMDAVGPKAVPSVATIRGRFDDRRHRKPPPLQRLMRALLGLDAKLNQYTRGKAFVDHVVGRVGMERFNLVWSGPETLPLPAEIENPERWIDRVL